Proteins encoded by one window of Mercenaria mercenaria strain notata chromosome 4, MADL_Memer_1, whole genome shotgun sequence:
- the LOC123523442 gene encoding uncharacterized protein LOC123523442 — protein MLLNLFEGDELIREYFFAGYTYSEIITILNRRHGTTISLRQLSRRLRLLGLRRNNMPGNEGTVIEAIRREIEGSGSSLGYRAMTRRLLSSHGIVASRKQWLRFQRELDPEGVRLRQFTHRIYINKGPNYLVHIDGYDKLKPYGFLIHGAICGFSRKILWLKVARSNNDPKVVATFFLEYLNAINVIGLPRCIRTDAGTENVLVQDMQMAFRWEHSDDMSAARLPSFMIGFSSCGPPLEKNDSYQA, from the exons ATGCTCCTTAACTTATTTGAAGGAGACGAGTTAATACGAGAATATTTTTTCGCCGGGTACACTTACAGCGAGATTATAACAATTTTGAATCGACGTCATGGCACTACGATCAG CCTCAGACAGCTTAGCAGGCGCCTAAGGTTGCTTGGTCTTAGAAGAAACAATATGCCAGGAAATGAAGGCACAGTTATTGAAGCTATCCGT CGTGAAATTGAGGGAAGCGGCTCCTCACTCGGATATAGAGCTATGACTCGACGTCTACTGTCTTCGCACGGCATAGTTGCTTCAAGG AAACAGTGGCTGCGGTTTCAAAGAGAACTTGATCCAGAAGGTGTCCGACTTCGCCAGTTCACACATAGAATCTACATCAATAAAGGACCCAATTACTTGGTGCATATCGATGGATACGATAAGCTGAAGCCGTACGGTTTTCTCATCCATGGGGCAATATGTGG ATTTTCTAGAAAAATACTTTGGCTGAAAGTTGCCAGATCTAACAACGATCCAAAAGTAGTAGCGACCTTCTTTCTGGAGTATTTAAATGCTATAAATG TGATTGGTCTTCCAAGGTGTATTCGAACTGACGCAGGAACCGAAAATGTATTGGTCCAAGACATGCAAATGGCGTTTCGATGGGAACATTCGGATGACATGAGCGCAG CTAGGTTACCGTCTTTTATGATTGGCTTCTCCAGTTGTGGTCCGCCTCTAGAAAAGAACGATAGTTATCAGGCTTGA